A single region of the bacterium genome encodes:
- a CDS encoding ATP-binding cassette domain-containing protein has protein sequence MDFVSLLGIGNCLARNLSYGDQRRVEIARALSSEPELLLLDEPTAGMNKKESKEIISLVRRIREMGKTIILIEHQMDVVMEVSDKIVVLDYGEKIASGKPDDIRNDPCVIKAYLGGNA, from the coding sequence TTGGATTTTGTATCCCTCCTTGGTATTGGAAATTGCCTTGCAAGGAATCTTTCCTATGGAGACCAGAGGAGGGTTGAAATAGCCCGTGCATTATCATCAGAGCCAGAATTGCTCCTTTTGGACGAGCCAACAGCAGGAATGAATAAGAAGGAGAGCAAAGAGATAATCTCCCTTGTCCGAAGGATAAGGGAGATGGGAAAAACCATTATTTTGATTGAGCATCAAATGGATGTTGTAATGGAGGTATCAGATAAGATTGTTGTTTTGGATTATGGAGAAAAGATTGCAAGTGGAAAACCTGATGATATAAGGAATGACCCTTGTGTTATTAAAGCATATTTAGGAGGAAATGCTTGA